In Pirellulales bacterium, a single window of DNA contains:
- the rpsB gene encoding 30S ribosomal protein S2, with protein MSNVLVKELIEAGVHFGHRASRWNPKMRPYIYGRRNLIHIIDVRETIRGLIRAKKYISQVAAGGSLVLFVGTKRQAAETIERESIRCGMPYVDDRWLGGALTNFRTIRSRLTRLEELDALKNSDQLATYSKKMQSALNREHRKMMRNLDGIRLMNRLPECLIVIDPKKEKNAIREARSLGITTVALIDTDCDPDVVDLPIPGNDDSIRSIELVVQQLADAVLEGKANAAAGLGGKDQGVAAYVSPDDGSEKDAE; from the coding sequence GTGTCGAATGTTTTGGTTAAGGAGTTGATCGAAGCGGGAGTCCACTTCGGCCATCGCGCCAGTCGCTGGAATCCCAAGATGCGGCCCTACATCTATGGCCGCCGCAATCTGATTCACATCATCGACGTCCGCGAAACGATCCGCGGGCTGATCCGCGCGAAGAAGTACATCAGCCAGGTCGCGGCTGGCGGCAGCCTGGTGTTGTTTGTCGGCACCAAGCGGCAGGCGGCCGAGACGATTGAACGCGAATCGATCCGGTGCGGCATGCCGTACGTCGACGATCGTTGGCTGGGCGGAGCACTCACCAATTTCCGCACCATTCGCAGCCGGCTCACGCGATTGGAAGAGCTCGACGCTCTGAAGAACAGTGACCAACTCGCCACTTATTCGAAGAAGATGCAGTCGGCGCTCAATCGCGAACATCGCAAAATGATGCGCAATCTCGACGGCATCCGCCTGATGAACCGCTTGCCGGAATGCCTGATCGTGATCGATCCCAAGAAGGAAAAGAACGCCATCCGCGAGGCCCGTTCGCTGGGCATCACGACCGTGGCGCTGATCGACACGGATTGCGATCCGGACGTGGTCGACCTGCCGATTCCCGGCAATGACGACAGCATTCGCTCGATCGAGCTGGTCGTGCAGCAACTGGCCGACGCCGTGCTGGAAGGCAAAGCCAACGCCGCAGCGGGGCTGGGCGGCAAAGATCAAGGTGTGGCCGCCTACGTCAGCCCGGACGACGGCAGCGAGAAGGATGCCGAATAG
- a CDS encoding PEP-CTERM sorting domain-containing protein, with amino-acid sequence MNTITNHRHLLTVLAAAVIAGPALSGSAARGNNVVFTVDSSKSSLQLSIDTPSGVPVTSPQFPGSDTVSLSGTQNVDISSSTIAFLSTGNVQFGVQPSAVSPGPGGVFPGSQTGNYGLLASIPGIVGGPGPGNTGLIAGHGFVGNISSIILPLVGTSFNATGLTISLFAGVADVNVTLLGSPVQATINLPGGGLNGESGGTLTQSGGLYTLTVPILFQGDLTVSGVPLVETYTGQLVATARVPEPATWVLAAVGGLAVIACRRVHRPQ; translated from the coding sequence ATGAATACGATCACAAACCATCGACACTTATTGACCGTATTGGCCGCTGCTGTGATTGCGGGACCCGCGCTTTCGGGATCTGCCGCCCGTGGAAACAACGTCGTTTTCACAGTCGATAGTTCAAAAAGCAGCTTACAGCTTTCGATCGATACCCCGAGTGGAGTGCCGGTCACTTCGCCCCAATTTCCAGGCAGCGATACGGTGAGCCTGTCGGGGACTCAGAATGTTGATATTTCCAGCAGCACAATTGCCTTCCTTTCCACCGGCAATGTGCAATTTGGCGTGCAGCCGTCCGCCGTTTCTCCGGGCCCTGGCGGCGTCTTTCCCGGTAGCCAGACCGGCAACTATGGATTGCTGGCGTCGATTCCAGGGATCGTCGGGGGCCCGGGACCCGGCAACACGGGTTTGATTGCTGGGCACGGGTTCGTTGGCAACATAAGCAGCATTATACTCCCGCTGGTCGGTACTTCGTTCAACGCCACGGGGCTAACGATTAGTCTTTTTGCCGGTGTCGCGGACGTAAATGTGACGCTGCTCGGTTCTCCGGTCCAGGCCACGATCAATCTCCCGGGAGGTGGTTTAAATGGAGAGTCGGGCGGCACTCTCACGCAGAGTGGCGGACTTTACACCTTGACGGTTCCGATTCTTTTCCAGGGGGATTTGACGGTGAGCGGCGTACCCCTTGTCGAGACGTACACCGGTCAGTTGGTTGCGACCGCGCGAGTTCCCGAACCGGCCACTTGGGTTTTGGCCGCCGTGGGCGGGCTGGCCGTCATCGCCTGCCGACGAGTTCATCGCCCTCAATGA
- the ffh gene encoding signal recognition particle protein, protein MFESLQEGLSSALRTLSGKARLTESNMRDGLRLVQQSLLEADVSFPVVKQFMDRVSEQAVGEQVLKSLRPDQQVVGIVYNELVNLMGPVDHSLHLKPDLTILMMCGLQGSGKTTTCGKLARMLKERGRSPMLVAADLQRPAAVHQLQVIGEQIGVPVYVEEGAADPVAVCQNAVKQAKSAGAQVVILDTAGRLHIDEELMQQLQRIDRRVTPDQVYLVVDAMTGQDAVNSAKAFNDALELDGCIMTKLDGDARGGAALSVKAVTGVPLKFMGTGEHLDALEEFHPDRMASRILGMGDVLTLVEQAQQKFDQDEMQKQEERLRRGEFTLDDFRKQLGQIGRLGPLNKIMGLIPGMGGLTKMMGDVDAEGDMKRLLGIIDSMTPQERRNPSKMIDQSRRRRIATGAGVEPSEVNQLVKQFDGMADMMKRMAGLGMRERMREVQQLQKGGFLDPGATLTKQKKGTGKRLSARERADLKKQREKEMRRRKREDKRGRGNDNSNPGQNGAPRG, encoded by the coding sequence ATGTTCGAGTCGTTGCAAGAAGGCCTGAGTTCGGCGCTACGGACGTTGAGCGGCAAAGCCCGGCTCACCGAGTCCAACATGCGCGATGGTCTGCGCCTGGTGCAACAGTCGCTTTTGGAAGCGGACGTCAGCTTCCCGGTCGTGAAGCAGTTCATGGACCGCGTCAGCGAGCAGGCCGTCGGTGAGCAAGTTCTGAAGAGTTTGCGCCCGGATCAGCAAGTCGTTGGCATCGTCTACAACGAGCTGGTCAACCTGATGGGCCCGGTCGACCATTCACTTCATCTGAAGCCGGATCTGACGATCCTGATGATGTGCGGCCTGCAGGGGTCGGGCAAAACCACCACCTGCGGCAAGCTGGCCCGCATGCTCAAGGAGCGCGGCCGCAGTCCGATGCTGGTGGCGGCCGATTTGCAGCGTCCGGCGGCGGTGCATCAGCTGCAGGTCATCGGCGAGCAGATCGGCGTGCCGGTCTATGTCGAAGAAGGGGCCGCCGACCCGGTGGCCGTCTGCCAGAATGCCGTCAAACAGGCGAAATCCGCCGGCGCCCAGGTCGTGATTCTCGATACCGCCGGCCGGTTGCACATCGACGAAGAGTTGATGCAGCAGCTACAGCGCATCGACCGCCGCGTGACGCCCGACCAGGTGTACCTGGTGGTCGACGCCATGACGGGCCAGGACGCGGTGAACAGCGCGAAGGCCTTCAACGACGCCCTGGAACTCGATGGCTGCATCATGACCAAGCTCGACGGCGACGCCCGTGGCGGCGCCGCCCTGAGCGTGAAGGCCGTCACCGGCGTGCCGCTGAAGTTCATGGGCACGGGCGAGCATCTCGATGCCCTCGAGGAGTTTCATCCGGACCGCATGGCCAGCCGCATCCTGGGCATGGGGGACGTGCTGACGCTGGTCGAGCAGGCGCAGCAGAAGTTCGACCAGGACGAGATGCAGAAGCAGGAAGAGCGCCTGCGCCGCGGCGAATTCACGCTCGACGATTTCCGCAAGCAGCTCGGTCAGATCGGTCGCCTGGGCCCGCTGAACAAGATCATGGGCCTGATCCCCGGCATGGGCGGGCTGACGAAAATGATGGGCGACGTCGACGCCGAGGGGGACATGAAGCGGCTTCTCGGCATTATCGATTCGATGACGCCCCAGGAGCGTCGCAACCCTTCGAAGATGATCGACCAGAGCCGCCGGCGGCGCATCGCGACAGGCGCGGGGGTCGAACCGTCGGAAGTCAATCAACTGGTCAAGCAGTTCGACGGCATGGCCGACATGATGAAGCGCATGGCCGGCCTGGGCATGCGCGAGCGGATGCGCGAAGTGCAGCAATTGCAAAAGGGCGGATTCCTCGATCCGGGCGCCACTCTGACCAAGCAAAAGAAGGGGACGGGCAAGCGACTTTCGGCCCGCGAACGCGCGGACCTGAAAAAGCAGCGCGAGAAGGAAATGCGCCGCCGGAAGCGCGAGGACAAACGGGGGCGCGGCAACGACAACAGTAACCCTGGACAAAACGGCGCGCCCCGCGGATAG